In Aegilops tauschii subsp. strangulata cultivar AL8/78 chromosome 3, Aet v6.0, whole genome shotgun sequence, one genomic interval encodes:
- the LOC109777704 gene encoding 16.9 kDa class I heat shock protein 1-like, with translation MSIVRRSNVFDPFADLWADPFDTFRSIVPAISGGSSETAAFANARVDWKETPEAHVFKADLPGVKKEEVKVEVEDGNVLVVSGERTKEKEDKNDKWHRVERSSGKFVRRFRLPEDAKVGEVKAGLENGVLTVTVPKAEVKKPEVKAIEISG, from the coding sequence ATGTCGATCGTGCGGCGGAGCAACGTGTTCGACCCCTTCGCCGACCTCTGGGCGGACCCCTTCGACACCTTCCGCTCCATCGTCCCGGCGATCTCAGGCGGCAGCAGCGAGACGGCCGCGTTCGCCAATGCTCGCGTGGACTGGAAGGAGACGCCTGAGGCGCACGTCTTCAAGGCCGACCTCCCAGGCGTGAAGAAAGAGGAGGTCaaggtggaggtggaggacggcAACGTGCTCGTCGTcagcggcgagcgcacaaaggagAAGGAGGACAAGAACGACAAGTGGCACCGCGTGGAGCGCAGCAGCGGCAAGTTCGTCAGGCGGTTCCGGCTGCCGGAGGACGCCAAGGTGGGGGAGGTGAAGGCCGGGCTGGAGAACGGCGTGCTCACCGTCACCGTGCCCAAGGCCGAGGTCAAGAAGCCCGAGGTGAAGGCCATCGAGATCTCCGGCTGA